One Lentibacillus cibarius DNA window includes the following coding sequences:
- the pfkB gene encoding 1-phosphofructokinase has product MIYTCTITPSIDYTTYLPTFRTGDLNRTEHVAYYPGGKGINVSRVLSRLRADTTALGFVGGFTGGYIETFLQNEGILTDFVHTSETTRINVKIKADEETEINGPGPVLEERLQAQLFSKLQSLQQGDTFVLAGRIPNSIPDAFLDKVGELCQSRGVHFVVDTSGPRLKKLAKQQPFLMKPNQEELGEMFDTTIHDRHEAHACAEQLVAQGITNVIVSMGGAGALFVNSETAVAAVAPEGHVQNTVGAGDSVVAGFLAFYEKGASVKDAFQFGVACGSATAFSTDLCERQQAEALRQTVKLSTMNKDVR; this is encoded by the coding sequence ATGATATATACGTGTACCATCACACCGTCGATTGATTACACGACTTATTTACCAACCTTTCGAACCGGCGACTTAAATCGCACGGAACATGTTGCGTATTATCCCGGTGGAAAGGGGATTAATGTATCCCGCGTGTTAAGCAGGTTGCGTGCAGATACGACGGCGCTGGGATTTGTCGGCGGATTTACCGGGGGTTATATAGAGACGTTTTTACAGAATGAAGGAATCTTGACCGACTTTGTTCACACCAGTGAGACGACGCGGATTAATGTGAAAATAAAAGCAGATGAAGAAACGGAAATAAATGGTCCGGGCCCGGTTCTCGAGGAAAGGCTGCAAGCGCAATTATTTTCCAAACTACAGTCACTACAACAGGGGGATACGTTCGTGCTTGCCGGGCGGATTCCAAACAGCATTCCGGATGCCTTTTTAGATAAAGTCGGCGAACTGTGCCAATCGCGAGGCGTGCATTTTGTTGTGGATACATCCGGCCCAAGGTTAAAAAAGCTCGCTAAGCAGCAACCATTTTTAATGAAACCGAATCAGGAAGAGTTAGGCGAGATGTTTGATACAACGATTCATGATCGGCACGAGGCACATGCCTGCGCAGAGCAATTAGTGGCACAGGGGATAACCAATGTAATCGTTTCGATGGGGGGAGCAGGCGCGCTCTTTGTAAATAGCGAAACGGCAGTAGCAGCAGTGGCCCCTGAAGGTCATGTGCAGAACACAGTTGGTGCGGGTGATTCGGTTGTCGCCGGGTTCCTAGCCTTCTATGAAAAAGGAGCAAGTGTGAAGGACGCTTTTCAATTTGGTGTCGCTTGTGGCAGTGCGACAGCCTTTTCAACTGATTTATGTGAACGACAGCAGGCAGAAGCATTGCGCCAAACGGTAAAACTCTCCACGATGAACAAGGATGTGAGATAA
- a CDS encoding MotA/TolQ/ExbB proton channel family protein, with translation MLQLILELFTSEQTAKDILANPTTELIFMILFTTFFLAILVHISLFTRLKKIRNYIDTTNRLDMEPLSTFKAEYDRVRQEEPVKPETFVQEKFSGWRVFNVPVVNLIKMVQMTVSVFILIGVLGTFIGLTISLGSINGAGGQLVENVAAVLPGIDVAFYTSIAGMGLSLAMTVLTKVFNTEHMLTDLMLKFESQLEATEQDGMNRLIDVSESINQSIQYLQETNQQSLTGIEQAFAGFQEYTSGLQQSAKDLAAFNDGLASNLETFQELFAHMKEVTDGFGESTAKLNDNFDTLFVYFKKMDRNHEQMAQTMENTYERIKDVSETQANTLQQFEKSAEELKSFTSSILEEQQSMHTAFEKITQKTNDLAEKMGAHNKEFKQVFGSDLSAKLSGIITAVRELSKDFEKMGGSISQLPEALEVINQTQAEYKHLLSERFDDLKEFNRTFNNHLKAHSEESKDFERQMRDAAQTHERLGTQNNQLINEINKTISQMNHSFQQRENQVEASMDAIKKTLSDYVANLEGKLGEKLDKVARNIDDSVDMTNDGLKKEFQEIRRLSEEVQQNNARYIQQTLRDLGREIEELNRQLNRMGQQPENNSGRLRQNEY, from the coding sequence ATGCTGCAACTTATTCTGGAGCTGTTCACGAGTGAGCAAACAGCGAAAGACATTTTAGCAAATCCAACTACCGAATTGATTTTTATGATTTTGTTTACCACTTTCTTCCTCGCCATTTTGGTCCATATCAGCTTATTTACTCGACTGAAAAAAATACGAAACTATATTGATACAACCAATCGATTGGATATGGAGCCGCTAAGCACATTTAAAGCGGAGTATGACCGGGTTCGGCAGGAAGAGCCAGTCAAGCCGGAAACGTTTGTGCAGGAGAAGTTTTCCGGCTGGCGTGTTTTTAACGTGCCGGTTGTTAATCTCATTAAAATGGTGCAGATGACCGTTTCTGTCTTTATATTGATTGGTGTGCTGGGGACGTTTATCGGCCTGACCATCTCGCTTGGAAGTATCAACGGTGCGGGTGGTCAATTGGTGGAAAATGTTGCTGCCGTCCTGCCAGGTATTGATGTGGCATTTTATACGAGTATTGCCGGGATGGGGCTGTCCTTGGCGATGACTGTGCTGACGAAAGTGTTTAATACAGAACATATGCTTACAGATCTGATGTTAAAATTCGAATCCCAATTGGAAGCAACAGAACAGGATGGGATGAACCGGCTAATTGACGTGTCGGAATCTATCAACCAATCAATCCAGTATCTACAGGAAACGAATCAGCAGTCACTAACGGGTATTGAACAGGCATTTGCGGGATTTCAGGAGTATACAAGCGGTTTGCAGCAATCGGCAAAAGATTTGGCGGCTTTTAACGACGGGCTTGCTAGCAACTTGGAGACATTCCAGGAATTGTTTGCGCATATGAAAGAGGTGACGGATGGATTCGGCGAGTCCACCGCCAAGCTAAACGATAATTTTGATACGTTGTTTGTTTATTTTAAAAAGATGGATCGTAACCACGAGCAAATGGCTCAAACAATGGAGAACACGTACGAACGGATAAAAGACGTGTCGGAAACGCAGGCAAACACGCTACAGCAGTTTGAGAAGTCAGCTGAGGAGTTAAAATCATTTACTTCTTCCATCTTGGAGGAGCAGCAATCGATGCACACGGCTTTTGAAAAAATCACGCAAAAAACGAATGACCTGGCGGAAAAAATGGGCGCGCATAATAAAGAATTTAAGCAGGTGTTTGGATCGGACCTTAGTGCGAAACTGTCAGGCATCATCACAGCCGTTCGTGAATTATCCAAGGACTTCGAAAAAATGGGCGGTTCGATTAGTCAATTACCTGAGGCGCTGGAAGTTATTAATCAAACCCAAGCGGAGTATAAACACCTTTTATCCGAGCGTTTTGACGATTTGAAAGAATTTAACCGGACGTTCAACAATCACCTGAAAGCTCATTCCGAGGAATCCAAGGACTTTGAACGGCAAATGCGGGATGCGGCGCAAACTCATGAGCGGCTTGGCACGCAAAATAATCAACTTATTAATGAGATAAACAAAACGATTTCCCAAATGAACCATTCATTCCAGCAGCGCGAAAACCAAGTCGAAGCAAGTATGGATGCTATAAAAAAGACACTCAGTGATTATGTGGCTAATCTGGAGGGCAAACTTGGGGAGAAATTGGATAAGGTTGCGCGCAACATTGATGATTCGGTCGATATGACGAATGATGGTCTCAAGAAGGAATTTCAGGAGATTCGGCGTCTGTCTGAAGAAGTCCAGCAAAACAATGCCCGTTACATCCAGCAAACACTGAGGGATCTAGGCCGGGAGATAGAAGAACTAAACCGGCAGTTGAATCGTATGGGGCAGCAGCCTGAAAATAATAGTGGCAGGTTGAGACAAAATGAATACTAA
- a CDS encoding cell wall hydrolase — MRSKFKNVLSVVFITFIILAIPHGADAASYKAQKGDSFWLIANKFNVTLANLQIANNRTGYLLYAGEIINVPNSVSDENKKLMAKLVHAEAKGEPYAGKVAVATVVLNRVDHKDFPNSIRGVIYENVKGHYAFSPVENGAINEGYHAEDMQAVNEAIAYKGQGSQSLYFYNPKTAQSDWISSRETTVTIGNHRFAK, encoded by the coding sequence ATGAGGAGCAAATTTAAAAACGTGCTAAGTGTAGTATTCATCACATTTATCATTTTAGCTATTCCACACGGTGCCGATGCCGCTTCCTATAAAGCACAAAAAGGGGATTCATTCTGGTTAATTGCTAATAAATTCAACGTAACGCTAGCAAACTTGCAAATTGCTAACAATCGTACCGGTTATCTTCTGTATGCGGGAGAAATAATTAACGTTCCAAACTCTGTTTCAGACGAAAATAAGAAGTTGATGGCTAAACTTGTACACGCGGAAGCTAAGGGCGAACCTTATGCTGGAAAAGTAGCGGTAGCCACAGTAGTTCTTAACCGAGTGGATCATAAAGACTTTCCTAATTCGATAAGAGGGGTTATTTATGAAAATGTAAAGGGACACTATGCTTTTAGCCCTGTTGAAAACGGCGCTATTAATGAAGGATACCACGCAGAGGACATGCAAGCTGTAAATGAAGCCATCGCATATAAAGGGCAAGGAAGTCAATCACTCTATTTCTATAACCCAAAAACTGCACAAAGCGACTGGATTTCCTCACGCGAAACAACAGTGACCATCGGAAACCACCGCTTTGCCAAATAA
- a CDS encoding OmpA family protein, which produces MNTKYQRLFKKEQDEGHFWPSFTDLLTIILLCFILIFIAMMIIKSLQIEEMKKTIDQIMGVRSKLVNELQTEFNDSALGIEVDKETGAIIFDTEILFAYNKSELKPDSFQFLDEFVPKYLDILLQSGYEDYVAEIIIEGHTDRDGGYLYNLELSQDRAYSVAEYILSDDFPYKNIQQHLKDKLTVNGKSYTDFRTDDAGNYSAKASRRVEFKFRLKDEEILKKTREILKE; this is translated from the coding sequence ATGAATACTAAATACCAGCGTCTTTTTAAGAAAGAGCAGGATGAAGGGCATTTTTGGCCATCTTTTACCGATCTGTTGACCATTATTTTGCTATGTTTCATCTTAATTTTCATTGCGATGATGATTATTAAATCCTTGCAGATAGAGGAAATGAAAAAGACCATCGACCAAATCATGGGGGTTCGTTCTAAGCTAGTTAATGAGCTACAGACCGAATTCAATGATTCAGCCCTTGGGATTGAAGTGGATAAGGAGACAGGTGCGATTATTTTTGATACAGAAATTCTATTTGCCTACAATAAGTCGGAATTAAAGCCGGATTCCTTCCAGTTTTTAGATGAATTTGTTCCTAAGTATTTGGATATTTTGTTGCAGAGCGGCTATGAAGACTATGTGGCGGAAATTATTATCGAAGGCCATACCGACCGCGATGGCGGCTATTTATATAACCTCGAGCTCTCACAGGACAGAGCATACAGTGTGGCGGAATATATTTTGAGCGACGATTTTCCATATAAAAATATTCAACAGCACCTGAAGGATAAACTAACCGTCAACGGCAAATCCTATACCGACTTCCGGACGGATGACGCAGGCAATTACAGTGCCAAAGCCTCCCGAAGAGTAGAATTTAAGTTTCGATTGAAAGATGAGGAAATTCTTAAGAAGACACGAGAGATTTTGAAGGAGTAA
- a CDS encoding ABC transporter permease, with protein MGRLQALFINPVLNKEIKLRFRSFKNFLGIFLFLAICGAVSLAFIYIETQLSHDSFTASDSRNLFMLLSMGQLGLIVFITPGLTAGAISGEREKQTLNIMLTTQQSSTSIILSKLFSSILFLTLMLVASLPLYSIVFLYGGVSPQMVFVTFGYQLLTMLTIASIGIMFSTLMKRTMLATITTYGVMLFLVVGTIILFFIMLRFIVGVSQGPPGVGQPSHIMPYLVLMLNPGVAMMTSFEQNMFVYQFQQLGIDWPLWRGFTISYITMTVVALLMAIKRLRPTMRLKATRKKKG; from the coding sequence ATGGGGCGTTTACAAGCATTATTCATCAACCCTGTCTTAAATAAAGAAATCAAATTGCGGTTTCGGTCCTTTAAGAACTTTTTAGGCATCTTTTTGTTTTTGGCCATCTGCGGAGCGGTTAGTCTCGCGTTCATCTATATTGAGACGCAATTGTCGCATGATAGTTTTACAGCTTCTGACAGCAGAAATTTGTTTATGCTGCTGTCGATGGGGCAGCTTGGCTTAATCGTGTTTATCACGCCCGGACTGACAGCGGGTGCGATTAGTGGAGAAAGGGAAAAGCAGACGTTGAATATTATGTTGACGACACAACAATCCTCCACATCGATCATTTTAAGCAAGCTGTTTTCTTCCATCTTATTTCTGACTTTAATGTTAGTTGCGTCTTTGCCGCTATACAGTATTGTTTTCTTGTATGGTGGTGTTTCGCCGCAAATGGTATTTGTTACATTTGGTTATCAGTTATTGACGATGCTAACTATCGCAAGTATCGGCATCATGTTTTCGACGCTGATGAAAAGGACAATGCTTGCTACCATCACTACTTATGGCGTCATGCTATTTTTAGTTGTGGGTACGATCATTCTGTTTTTTATTATGCTCCGTTTCATCGTAGGGGTTTCGCAAGGACCACCGGGGGTAGGTCAACCCAGTCATATCATGCCATATTTGGTACTAATGCTGAATCCTGGCGTTGCGATGATGACATCATTTGAACAAAATATGTTTGTCTATCAATTTCAGCAACTGGGAATTGATTGGCCGCTTTGGCGAGGTTTTACCATATCCTATATAACAATGACAGTGGTTGCGTTGTTAATGGCGATCAAACGGTTACGACCCACGATGCGGTTAAAGGCAACGCGAAAGAAGAAGGGGTAA
- a CDS encoding fructose-specific PTS transporter subunit EIIC yields the protein MKITELLKKDTLILDLEANTKEDVLNELVGKLDAAGKLSDVESFKRDIWRREEESTTGIGESVAIPHAKSAAVETPAIAFGRSSDGIDFASLDGQPAHLFFMIAASEGANNDHLEALSRLSTFLMDTSFRDKLYAATTTEEIIQAVNAKEAEVEGEAEDSSDDATAKLLAVTACPTGIAHTYMAAEKLQETANDLGLAIKVETNGSSGVKNRLTKEEIDQADAIIVAADTQVEMARFDGKPVIQTGVGKAIHEAEDLLKQASSQNDVSIYHHEGGKSEDEEKGERTGFYKHLMNGVSNMLPFVVGGGILIALSFFWGINASDPDSPEYNAFAAMLNEIGGGKAFFLMVPVLSGFIASSIAERPGFAPGMVGGLIATTVSGASGASGGSGFLGGLIAGFLAGYVTLFVKKAFSRLPDALEGLKPVLFYPLFGIALTGIIMMLINPPLTQLYTGLTHFLESMGGTNQLLVGLIIGAMMAFDMGGPLNKAAYTFGIAMLDAGNYTFIAAAMAGGMVPPLGVALATSLFKNRFTKQEQEAGKTAYVLGACFITEGVIPFAAADPARIIPATVTGAAVTGGLTMLFDIGLRAPHGGIFVMGLVEGGAGTILLYAVSIIIGAIVTALLAGLLKKRIR from the coding sequence ATGAAGATAACCGAGCTCTTAAAGAAAGATACGCTCATACTCGATTTAGAAGCTAATACGAAAGAAGACGTATTAAATGAATTAGTCGGAAAACTGGATGCGGCCGGGAAACTATCTGATGTGGAAAGCTTCAAACGCGATATTTGGCGCCGGGAGGAAGAAAGCACAACAGGTATTGGTGAAAGTGTCGCTATTCCGCATGCGAAATCTGCCGCAGTGGAAACGCCGGCCATTGCGTTTGGACGCTCTAGCGATGGGATAGATTTTGCCTCCCTCGACGGACAGCCGGCCCATCTTTTTTTCATGATTGCGGCAAGTGAAGGGGCAAACAATGACCATTTAGAGGCACTTTCCCGGTTGTCAACGTTTTTGATGGATACCTCATTCCGGGATAAACTATATGCGGCAACGACAACAGAAGAAATCATTCAAGCAGTCAATGCCAAAGAAGCGGAAGTTGAAGGGGAAGCGGAGGATAGTTCCGACGACGCTACCGCTAAGCTGCTAGCCGTTACAGCGTGTCCAACTGGTATCGCACATACGTACATGGCTGCTGAAAAATTACAAGAAACCGCTAATGACTTAGGGTTAGCTATTAAAGTTGAAACGAACGGATCAAGCGGTGTCAAAAATAGGCTGACAAAAGAAGAAATCGACCAAGCAGATGCCATCATCGTTGCAGCAGATACTCAAGTAGAAATGGCGCGTTTTGACGGTAAGCCGGTTATCCAAACAGGGGTTGGCAAGGCCATCCATGAGGCAGAAGATTTGTTAAAACAAGCCTCCTCCCAAAACGATGTCTCCATCTATCATCATGAGGGTGGAAAAAGTGAAGATGAAGAAAAGGGCGAACGCACCGGTTTTTATAAACACTTGATGAATGGTGTTTCCAACATGCTGCCATTTGTAGTGGGCGGCGGTATTTTAATTGCCCTTTCCTTTTTCTGGGGAATTAATGCTTCTGATCCCGACAGCCCCGAATACAATGCGTTTGCGGCGATGTTGAATGAAATTGGTGGCGGTAAGGCGTTCTTCCTTATGGTGCCAGTACTGTCCGGTTTTATCGCGTCAAGTATCGCTGAACGCCCAGGCTTTGCGCCGGGCATGGTCGGAGGTCTGATCGCAACAACGGTTTCCGGTGCCTCAGGTGCATCCGGTGGGTCAGGATTTCTGGGCGGATTAATTGCTGGTTTTCTAGCCGGTTATGTGACCCTGTTTGTGAAAAAAGCATTCAGCCGTTTGCCGGATGCGTTAGAAGGATTAAAACCGGTATTATTTTACCCGCTTTTCGGTATTGCTTTGACAGGAATCATTATGATGCTTATCAATCCGCCATTGACCCAGTTGTATACTGGCTTAACGCACTTTTTGGAAAGTATGGGCGGAACCAATCAACTGCTTGTCGGACTGATTATTGGTGCGATGATGGCATTTGATATGGGTGGACCACTCAATAAGGCGGCATATACATTCGGTATTGCCATGCTTGATGCGGGAAATTATACGTTTATCGCTGCGGCTATGGCGGGTGGAATGGTGCCACCGCTCGGGGTTGCGCTGGCTACCTCACTATTTAAAAATCGTTTTACGAAACAGGAACAAGAAGCTGGGAAAACTGCCTATGTACTAGGGGCCTGCTTTATTACAGAAGGGGTTATCCCATTTGCAGCGGCTGACCCCGCTCGCATTATTCCGGCGACCGTTACAGGTGCAGCGGTAACTGGTGGATTGACCATGCTGTTTGATATTGGGCTGCGCGCCCCACATGGCGGCATATTTGTAATGGGGCTGGTAGAAGGTGGTGCAGGTACCATACTTCTTTATGCAGTATCAATCATTATTGGTGCCATTGTTACGGCGTTGCTAGCAGGCTTATTGAAGAAGCGCATAAGGTAG
- a CDS encoding YugN family protein, with amino-acid sequence MLKLETEIEGKRAFFGDVFKVFRSNGYTLCGNWEYDRGKFDMVLCREGGETIYIRVPFSVLEGELDKPDAYLEFRTPYVIKHVVNTGLEWDQNALLTTTGFSQFQEPLDKDGNITDKSRWEAAGEQEVQEVMQYLEPEIS; translated from the coding sequence ATGTTAAAACTGGAAACAGAGATTGAAGGGAAAAGGGCTTTTTTTGGGGATGTTTTCAAGGTATTTCGGTCCAATGGTTATACATTATGTGGGAATTGGGAATATGACCGTGGGAAGTTTGATATGGTGTTGTGCCGGGAAGGCGGCGAAACGATTTATATTCGAGTCCCTTTCAGTGTTTTGGAAGGGGAACTGGACAAGCCTGATGCTTATCTGGAGTTTCGTACACCATATGTAATCAAGCATGTCGTCAACACTGGTCTTGAATGGGATCAAAACGCTTTGTTGACCACCACCGGATTTAGTCAATTTCAAGAACCTCTCGATAAGGATGGAAACATCACGGATAAAAGCAGATGGGAAGCTGCAGGCGAACAAGAGGTGCAGGAAGTCATGCAATACCTGGAACCAGAGATATCTTGA
- a CDS encoding YjcZ family sporulation protein — protein MSAGCGYGGGFALIVVLFILLIIVGTSFGGYGGYGY, from the coding sequence ATGTCAGCAGGATGTGGATATGGTGGGGGATTCGCCCTCATTGTCGTCTTGTTTATACTGTTAATCATTGTCGGTACTTCTTTTGGAGGATACGGCGGATACGGTTATTAA
- a CDS encoding DeoR/GlpR family DNA-binding transcription regulator, translating into MLTSERHQRIMDLIKQKQTVTIQDVAVVTGASESTIRRDLTELENRQKLRRIHGGATIHKQISSESSVGEKSAKNNQEKTAIAKHAASLVAEGDCIFLDAGTTTTKMIPYLQGKQVTVVTNGLTHMDSLEENGIPTYLTGGYMKSKTGALIGTQTMETLGNYRFDACFIGVNGFDITYGYTTPDPEEAGVKRTALRLARGKYVLADSSKYQGITFAGIAALDAACLITTLTDEHMLTALRKQTEVRSVSP; encoded by the coding sequence ATGCTTACAAGTGAACGTCATCAACGGATCATGGATTTAATCAAACAAAAACAAACCGTTACCATTCAGGATGTTGCCGTGGTAACTGGCGCATCGGAGTCCACCATTCGTCGTGATTTAACTGAGCTGGAAAACCGGCAAAAACTGCGGCGCATTCATGGTGGTGCGACGATTCATAAACAAATAAGCAGTGAATCAAGTGTTGGTGAAAAATCAGCCAAAAACAATCAGGAAAAAACAGCAATTGCCAAACACGCGGCATCACTTGTCGCGGAAGGGGATTGTATTTTCCTGGATGCCGGAACAACGACAACAAAGATGATTCCTTATTTGCAAGGGAAACAGGTAACCGTTGTCACCAATGGCCTTACACATATGGATTCACTTGAGGAAAATGGGATACCTACCTACCTGACTGGTGGCTATATGAAGTCAAAAACGGGTGCTTTGATTGGCACACAAACCATGGAGACGCTTGGCAACTACCGGTTTGATGCTTGTTTTATCGGGGTGAATGGTTTTGATATCACGTATGGGTATACAACGCCCGATCCCGAAGAAGCAGGGGTTAAACGTACGGCTTTACGCCTGGCCCGTGGTAAATATGTGCTAGCTGACAGCAGTAAATATCAAGGTATCACGTTTGCGGGAATTGCTGCATTAGATGCCGCTTGTTTAATCACAACGTTGACAGATGAGCACATGCTAACAGCGCTAAGAAAACAAACAGAAGTTAGGAGCGTTTCTCCATGA
- a CDS encoding ATP-binding cassette domain-containing protein, which translates to MIEMINLTKRYGPFTALENLTLTIDKGTVFGFVGPNGAGKSTTFSILATLLAPSDGSAYVNGYDVTKNPKQVRRHIGYVPDFFGVYDQFKVNEYLDFYGASYGISSTERKAIIPQLLELVNLTEKADSYVDLLSRGMKQRLCLARALIHDPEVLILDEPASGLDPRARVEMRGILRELKDMDKTIIISSHILPELSEICDELGVIENGQLIASGNVSDIEHQLQGQKVLLVTVKDNVEQAVRFFEDDPNVVRIDRDEQNGRLLRLSYQGSDDEQIALLKKAVNSDLSILTLSQKQTNLEDIFMEITKGGE; encoded by the coding sequence ATGATAGAGATGATCAACTTAACGAAACGATACGGTCCGTTTACCGCACTGGAAAATCTGACCCTAACGATTGATAAAGGTACTGTTTTTGGGTTTGTCGGGCCGAACGGTGCCGGAAAGTCTACCACGTTTTCCATTTTGGCAACCCTTTTGGCACCAAGTGACGGTTCCGCATATGTGAATGGGTATGATGTGACGAAAAATCCCAAGCAGGTGCGCAGGCATATTGGTTATGTACCCGACTTCTTTGGTGTATATGATCAGTTTAAAGTCAATGAGTATTTAGATTTTTATGGTGCGAGTTATGGTATTTCCAGTACAGAAAGAAAGGCGATTATTCCGCAATTACTAGAGCTTGTCAATCTGACGGAAAAAGCAGACAGCTATGTTGATTTGCTCTCAAGAGGGATGAAGCAGCGTCTTTGTTTGGCACGCGCATTAATTCATGATCCGGAAGTGCTTATATTAGATGAGCCGGCGTCCGGACTTGACCCGCGCGCCCGGGTTGAAATGCGAGGAATCTTACGGGAGCTGAAGGATATGGATAAGACCATTATTATTTCATCCCATATTCTCCCGGAGCTTTCAGAAATCTGTGATGAACTGGGGGTAATTGAAAACGGGCAGCTAATCGCCAGTGGTAATGTCAGTGACATTGAACATCAATTGCAGGGGCAAAAAGTATTATTGGTGACGGTCAAAGACAATGTCGAGCAGGCTGTCCGCTTTTTTGAAGACGATCCAAACGTCGTCCGAATTGACCGGGACGAACAAAACGGACGACTTTTGCGGCTCTCTTATCAAGGGTCAGATGATGAGCAAATTGCATTGTTAAAAAAGGCTGTCAATAGTGACTTGTCCATTTTAACCCTTTCGCAAAAACAAACGAATTTAGAAGATATTTTCATGGAAATTACCAAGGGAGGCGAATAA
- a CDS encoding FAD-dependent oxidoreductase yields the protein MTEYDDKGLPQESKSYWLEGVDLPAFPSLEENRKVDVAIVGGGIAGITSAYLLTEKGYKVALLDSDTLLHGTTGHTTAKVTAQHGLIYDELIQNIGEKKAKKYYRANLEALQFIQNMVEQQEIDCDFRKQDAYLYATSDEDIHKLKKEAKAYDRLGIDGELIDSLPLTDIKVKKALVMKNQAQFHPTKYLSKLVQKMHAKGAYIYENTTAVNINSDKETKVMTRNGKEIKADKVLVCSHFPFYEGTGLYSARMHASRSYILAAKTKKKFPGGMYISVGQPTRSLRSVEINGENMVLIVGESHKTGQGEDTMKHYQALEDFGQKTFGLDQVVYRWSAQDLITLDKVPFIGKITANQPHTLIATGFRKWGMSNGTAAALLLTDLVTGDGNTYADLFTPLRFNAKPGLKNILVDNANVVGQLVKGKIELPDDKLKNLSIDEGAVIMIKGERKGAYKDKQGNVYVVDTTCTHVGCEVGWNGAERSWDCPCHGSRFSYTGEVIEGPAETPLKRYDYHMLDNLTSKDSGY from the coding sequence ATGACTGAATATGACGACAAGGGATTGCCACAGGAATCGAAATCGTACTGGCTAGAGGGTGTCGATCTCCCGGCTTTCCCTAGTTTAGAGGAAAATAGGAAGGTTGATGTTGCGATTGTTGGTGGTGGGATCGCAGGTATAACCTCAGCCTATCTACTAACTGAAAAAGGATATAAGGTAGCTCTGCTCGATTCGGACACATTACTACATGGAACAACAGGGCATACAACAGCAAAAGTCACAGCACAGCATGGTCTGATTTATGATGAACTCATTCAAAATATTGGTGAAAAGAAAGCAAAAAAATATTATCGCGCCAACCTGGAAGCTCTTCAATTTATTCAAAACATGGTAGAACAACAGGAAATAGATTGTGATTTTAGGAAACAGGATGCGTACCTTTATGCCACATCTGATGAAGATATACACAAGTTGAAAAAAGAAGCAAAGGCTTACGACAGACTTGGTATTGACGGAGAACTAATTGACAGCTTACCCTTAACAGATATCAAGGTAAAAAAAGCGCTTGTTATGAAAAATCAGGCGCAGTTTCACCCAACGAAATATTTATCCAAATTGGTGCAAAAAATGCATGCCAAAGGCGCCTATATTTATGAAAACACCACCGCAGTCAATATTAACTCGGATAAAGAGACCAAAGTCATGACACGAAATGGAAAAGAGATTAAGGCGGATAAAGTGCTCGTCTGTTCCCATTTCCCTTTTTATGAAGGCACAGGATTATATTCCGCAAGAATGCACGCCAGCCGATCGTATATTTTGGCAGCAAAAACTAAAAAGAAATTTCCCGGCGGCATGTACATTAGCGTAGGCCAGCCGACACGCTCCCTGCGTTCTGTTGAAATAAATGGCGAAAACATGGTGTTGATTGTTGGTGAAAGCCATAAGACCGGCCAAGGGGAAGACACCATGAAACATTACCAGGCTTTGGAGGACTTTGGACAAAAAACATTTGGACTCGATCAGGTTGTCTATCGCTGGTCGGCCCAGGATCTTATCACACTTGACAAGGTTCCTTTTATCGGAAAAATAACCGCCAATCAACCACATACACTCATCGCAACCGGCTTTAGAAAGTGGGGGATGTCTAATGGAACGGCAGCAGCCTTATTACTGACGGACCTGGTAACAGGGGATGGAAATACCTATGCTGATCTATTCACGCCATTAAGATTCAACGCAAAACCTGGCCTAAAAAATATTCTAGTTGATAATGCCAATGTTGTCGGTCAGCTGGTCAAAGGTAAGATAGAATTACCCGATGACAAACTTAAGAACTTATCTATCGACGAAGGTGCTGTTATTATGATAAAAGGGGAAAGAAAAGGCGCCTATAAGGATAAGCAAGGAAATGTATACGTTGTTGACACTACCTGCACGCATGTTGGCTGTGAGGTAGGTTGGAATGGAGCAGAAAGAAGCTGGGATTGCCCGTGTCATGGTTCTAGGTTCTCATACACCGGGGAAGTCATCGAAGGTCCCGCGGAAACGCCCTTGAAAAGGTATGATTATCATATGTTGGATAACCTTACATCAAAGGATTCCGGATATTAA